AGTGCCTGAGCAACAAAAAGTTGCCCAGGATTTTGCCATGTCAGAATTTTCACTTACCTTAGTGTTGCGAAAAGAAGACAAGCAAAACTCTAATATGACATGGCAAAGATACAAATAAAATCTGAGAAACTCACTCCTTTTGGAGGAATTTTTTCTATTATGGAGCAATTTGATGCTCTTTTAGCTCAAACCATAGATTCCACCTTGGGATTGAGATGCACTATGTTTGGTTATCAATATAGCGAAATTCTACGCTCTCTGATGTGCGTATATCTTTGTGGCGGCTCATGTATTGAGGATGTTACAACTCACTTGATGAAACATTTGTCTCTTCATCCAACTCTTCGCACTTGCAGCGCAGACACCATATTGCGTGCTATCGAAGAACTGACTTGTAAGAACATCACCTATAAATCTGCTTCTGGCAACTCCTATGATTTCAATACTGCAGACAAGATGAACTGCTTATTGATCAAAGCCCTGCTTGCTACTGGTCAATTGAAATCCGGTCAAGAGTATGATTTTGACTTTGACCATCAGTTCATTGAAACAGAGAAGCATGATGCAAAACCAACCTACAAGAAGTTCCTGGGCTATAGTCCAGGTGTGGCAGTCATTAACGACATGATTGTCGGTATTGAAAATAGAGACGGCAACACAAACGTGCGCTTCAACCAAAGAGAGACTTTGGAAAGAATCTTCAAGCGACTGGAGGCATCAGAAGTATATATATCCCGTGCCCGCATGGATTGCGGCTCATGCTCGGAGGAAATCGTAGATATGGTAGAGGCTCATTGCAGGCATTTTTATATTCGTGCCAACAGATGCTCTTCCTTCTACGATTCCATGTTTGCCTTGACTGGATGGAAAACTGTTGAAATCAACGGTATTGAATTTGAGCTGAATTCCATCCTTGTTGAGAAATGGAAAGGAAAACCGTATCGTCTTGTCATACAGAGACAAAGGCGAATAGATGGAGACCTTGACATTTGGGAAGGCGAATATACCTACAGATGTATACTGACTAACGATTACAAGTCGAGTGCAAGAGACATCGTGGAATTCTACAATCTTCGTGGTGGCAAGGAACGCATCTTCGATGACATGAACAATGGCTTTGGCTGGAATCGATTGCCAAAATCGTTCATGGCACAGAATACTGTATTCCTGCTTATGACAGCTCTCATCAGAAACTTCTACAAAGCTATTATGCAGAGATTGAAAACCCATGAATTTGGATT
The Segatella copri DNA segment above includes these coding regions:
- a CDS encoding IS1380-like element IS942 family transposase, which codes for MAKIQIKSEKLTPFGGIFSIMEQFDALLAQTIDSTLGLRCTMFGYQYSEILRSLMCVYLCGGSCIEDVTTHLMKHLSLHPTLRTCSADTILRAIEELTCKNITYKSASGNSYDFNTADKMNCLLIKALLATGQLKSGQEYDFDFDHQFIETEKHDAKPTYKKFLGYSPGVAVINDMIVGIENRDGNTNVRFNQRETLERIFKRLEASEVYISRARMDCGSCSEEIVDMVEAHCRHFYIRANRCSSFYDSMFALTGWKTVEINGIEFELNSILVEKWKGKPYRLVIQRQRRIDGDLDIWEGEYTYRCILTNDYKSSARDIVEFYNLRGGKERIFDDMNNGFGWNRLPKSFMAQNTVFLLMTALIRNFYKAIMQRLKTHEFGLRATSRIKTFVFKFISVPAKWIKTSRRHVLNIYSDNNAYANLFKTDFG